A DNA window from Aspergillus nidulans FGSC A4 chromosome V contains the following coding sequences:
- a CDS encoding uncharacterized protein (transcript_id=CADANIAT00003697), whose translation MSDSNSALVAGSSHRLAASSQEPLTSVLTLQTIQTPAPTVMATGLQSQKNVIRTVAVKFNEIPLPWTDNRPIEPPGLTYRDNTEHRHRDVLSRIEWHREDDRYLSSTDGRLKRLVVQATDDVRLGPRNGTWARTGIRKVTPIQLRIVYWVLKRHIEGKENGMSLEICLKWVPACLAIAVLLFIPADLGGEKRNNGLYEQFKYHFWGYSYIPSNPLEASTSSDPAITLADGINGITERPLRPRYLCFPAENGSVDIVRVADWEAQHGRDAVLEYIFISYTSAQFDGPDDWDYLHSVAKAAVRSAGVPAYWISCSCMPDPEEYSEDVYRISDIVRGSHSVVIIVGPPISNPSAEFNMKAMLQHWGERIWTFPEVLLSPNTHPLAIYMRAGNVANPTYLQKRNFPAVAWTDAPVSRQLVDHYEGSILLSPLELVTLALQCLSGRAHNTAPFFPGDLTYVLMGLLRRRPRVNRNHSAFQEFCRLSLANDSNRLLERLICLLPSRRKREDSWEWHDIDDTWSRNLWDITPLCQVDGVGEDDTVILGGGFAAPIRWKSFTPVNLLLRNTIKRMVFRVAVRAMPSVLVLGAFLLATSHSQGGSLAVVTALGWLLMGPAIITILLSPRLLAKLYIGKPWRAQPWLFGFEGYMPIGEIETNIFGTDLGRLKWAPYSSELSRHQNTEGECIGVDPMADSAVREIIIRARGSGYGEEKVFTLVDTNLMTVTLFSAVRPPVALVLCGSEGGMQRGLLCSYDWKSQTLYRESVLRVDTMVLEKMSRVERFKLGLRRPLGNTNEGTPSETYSDEQD comes from the exons ATGTCTGATTCCAATTCTGCCCTCGTTGCAGGCTCATCACACCGGCTT GCAGCCTCTTCCCAGGAGCCTCTG ACCTCAGTTCTTACACTACAGACAATCCAGacaccagcaccaaccgTAATGGCAACAGGTTTGCAGAGCCAAAA AAATGTTATCCGTACGGTCGCGGTCAAATTTAATGAGATCCCCCTTCCCTGGACCGATAACCGTCCTATTGAACCCCCTGGCTTAACATACAGAGACAACACTGAGCACCGCCATCGAGACGTCCTAAGTCGTATCGAATGGCACCGTGAAGACGACCGCTACCTCAGCTCTACGGACGGCCGCCTGAAAAGACTGGTTGTGCAAGCCACAGATGACGTGCGTCTTGGTCCCAGAAATGGGACGTGGGCGAGAACAGGAATCCGCAAAGTCACGCCCATTCAGCTGCGGATTGTCTATTGGGTTCTTaagagacatattgaagggaaggagaaTGGGATGTCGCTGGAGATTTGTCTGAAGTGGGTTCCCGCATGTTTGGCTATCGCCGTGTTG CTCTTTATTCCCGCTGATCTCGGTGGCGAGAAGCGCAACAACGGCCTCTATGAGCAGTTCAAATATCACTTCTGGGGATACTCCTACATCCCGAGTAACCCGCTCGAGGCGTCCACGTCCTCAGACCCGGCAATAACACTTGCAGATGGGATAAACGGCATCACAGAGCGTCCCCTTCGGCCGCGATATCTCTGTTTTCCCGCTGAGAACGGGAGCGTCGACATTGTGAGAGTCGCCGACTGGGAAGCCCAGCACGGCCGGGATGCTGTTCTGGAGTACATTTTTATATCCTACACATCCGCGCAGTTTGACGGTCCCGATGATTGGGATTACCTTCATTCTGTTGCAAAAGCGGCGGTTCGGAGCGCCGGTGTGCCCGCATACTGGATCTCGTGCAGTTGCATGCCCGATCCTGAGGAATATTCTGAGGATGTTTATAGAATCAGCGATATCGTTCGGGGCTCGCATTCAGTCGTCATCATTGTCGGGCCTCCTATCAGCAATCCGTCGGCAGAGTTTAACATGAAGGCCATGCTACAGCACTGGGGAGAGCGGATATGGACATTCCCTGAAGTGCTTTTGAGTCCCAACACTCATCCTCTCGCCATCTACATGCGCGCTGGGAATGTGGCAAACCCCACCTATCTACAAAAACGCAATTTTCCCGCCGTAGCATGGACAGATGCCCCTGTCTCACGTCAACTGGTTGACCATTATGAGGGCTCTATCCTTCTCAGCCCGCTTGAACTGGTCACCCTGGCGCTCCAATGTCTCAGCGGCAGGGCACACAACACAGCTCCTTTTTTCCCGGGAGATCTAACATACGTGTTGATGGGCCTCCTGCGACGCAGACCAAGGGTCAACAGGAACCACAGCGCATTCCAGGAATTCTGCCGCCTATCTCTTGCCAACGACAGTAACCGGCTGCTGGAGCGCCTCATATGTCTCCTCCCCAGCCGCCGCAAGCGAGAAGACTCCTGGGAATGGCATGACATAGATGATACTTGGAGCCGAAATCTCTGGGACATTACGCCTCTTTGCCAGGTAGACGGGGTTGGCGAAGACGATACTGTAATCCTAGGCGGCGGTTTTGCGGCGCCCATCCGGTGGAAATCATTCACCCCCGTCAATCTGCTCCTGAGAAACACGATTAAGCGAATGGTTTTTCGGGTTGCTGTGCGTGCGATGCCGAGTGTTTTAGTTCTTGGCGCGTTCTTACTCGCCACCAGTCATTCCCAGGGCGGGTCTCTTGCAGTGGTAACGGCACTGGGATGGCTACTCATGGGGCCTGCCATCATAACGATTCTGCTTTCCCCGAGGCTATTGGCAAAGCTGTACATCGGTAAGCCGTGGCGtgcgcagccatggctctTTGGGTTTGAGGGTTATATGCCTATTGGTGAGATTGAGACGAATATTTTTGGAACCGATCTAGGTAGGTTGAAGTGGGCGCCGTATTCGAGCGAGCTGTCCAGACATCAGAATACGGAGGGTGAATGTATAGGCGTGGATCCTATGGCGGATTCTGCGGTCCGTGAGATCATCATCAGGGCTCGAGGCTCAGgatatggagaagagaaagtgTTTACACTTGTTGACACGAATCTCATGACTGTTACGCTGTTTAGCGCCGTTCGTCCTCCTGTCGCCCTGGTGCTTTGCGGGAGTGAAGGCGGAATGCAGAGGGGCTTACTATGCTCTTACGACTGGAAGAGTCAGACGCTTTATCGTGAGAGCGTGCTGAGAGTTGATACGATGgtgcttgagaagatgagTAGGGTCGAGCGGTTCAAGCTAGGACTAAGGAGGCCGCTGGGGAATACGAATGAAGGGACACCCAGTGAAACTTACAGTGATGAGCAGGATTGA